The Sphingorhabdus lutea genome segment CCTGTGCGCGGGCTTCGCCCTCCAGCTCGCAATATTTTCCGGTGTGAAATTCCACCACCGGTACATTCATATGCATGGCGGCCTCTATTTGGCGTGCCTCTGGCTCAATGAACAGGCTGACCCTTATCCCTGCATCTAATAATTTGCCAATAATGGGGCGCAGATGATTATGTCCGCCTGCGGCATCCAATCCGCCCTCTGTGGTGCGTTCTTCACGCTTTTCCGGCACGATGCAGGCAGCATGTGGTTTGTGAAACAATGCGATTTTCAGCATTTCTTCGGTCGCGGCCATTTCCAAATTTAATGGTAAATTGGTGCTATCCATAATGCGTTTTATATCCGCATCACGAATATGCCTGCGGTCTTCGCGCAAATGGGCGGTAATGCCATCGCCGCCACATTGGGCAACAATCATTGCGGCGCGGACGGGGTCGGGATGTTCGCCCCCGCGCGCGTTGCGAATGGTCGCAACATGGTCAATATTAACGCCAAGCCGCAATTTATCCATAGGGCTATTTCCTGCTTCCTGGTTTGGTCAGCTCAACAGCGGCCAATTCTGGCGGAATTTCATCATCATTATAGGATGGAAAATTCATTTCCAGTAAAGAATAAAAGGGCACGCCCAAATCAACACTGCCCGCCGAACGATCGACCAGTGCGACCTCTGCCAACACATCGCCGCCTGCGTTTTTCACCGCTTCAATCGCTTCACGTGAAGAAAGACCGGTGGTCACGACATCTTCGACCATCAATATTTTTTGTCCTTGCTCAATCTGGAAACCACGGCGCAAATGGAATATGCCATCGGGGCGTTCCAAAAATATGGCGTCTTTATTTAACGCGCGGCCCACTTCATGGCCAATAATCAACCCGCCCATTGCGGGGGACACAACCATGTCAATTTGCTGGCGCAGCTCTCTTGGCATTTTTTGTACCAATGCCAATGCCAATTTTGCCGCACGCTCCGGGCTCATCAAAACGCGCGCGCATTGCAGGTAATGGGCGCTATGGCGGCCAGAGGATAGCATGAAATGCCCCTCTAATAACGCATCAGCGGCGCGAAATTCGGACAAAATATCTTCTTCGGTCAAGGGAGAACTCACTTTATTGTTAAACTATATTAAGCCTGCGATGTAGCGTTTATTATCCGATATGCAAGCGCAGGCAAATAATCTATTTAT includes the following:
- a CDS encoding pyridoxine 5'-phosphate synthase, which translates into the protein MDKLRLGVNIDHVATIRNARGGEHPDPVRAAMIVAQCGGDGITAHLREDRRHIRDADIKRIMDSTNLPLNLEMAATEEMLKIALFHKPHAACIVPEKREERTTEGGLDAAGGHNHLRPIIGKLLDAGIRVSLFIEPEARQIEAAMHMNVPVVEFHTGKYCELEGEARAQELRRIAEAAALARKNGIEPHAGHGLTFDNVGPIAAIPQLAELNIGHYLVGEAIFIGFENAILEMRARMDAARGDII
- the pyrE gene encoding orotate phosphoribosyltransferase, whose translation is MTEEDILSEFRAADALLEGHFMLSSGRHSAHYLQCARVLMSPERAAKLALALVQKMPRELRQQIDMVVSPAMGGLIIGHEVGRALNKDAIFLERPDGIFHLRRGFQIEQGQKILMVEDVVTTGLSSREAIEAVKNAGGDVLAEVALVDRSAGSVDLGVPFYSLLEMNFPSYNDDEIPPELAAVELTKPGSRK